atcgtcggaagtttgtcggatgcctgctggaagaaaccaagacttacggattTGTTTaacttaagtatgtcttagatttcgtagttagcatgtaattgggatttgaTTTAGGTTAACCCAAttatgagccaattgggcccatgtaaggactatgttgggcccaatgaaaggcccaaacaatgacccaagaagttgcaccgtcgtggcacagtcttcgagactgtgtcaagtggtggtatcgcccttgacagggtgtcaggtggtggtaccgtcagtctaggtggtggtaccacccgatggcccagtgccaggtggtggtaccgtcaaactgagcggtggtaccacccagtgcagtgtcgactgacactagcggtggtaccacccagcacaagtggtggtaccgcccggacctacGAAACCCgaaatgagatgtttttaggctttaagtttaaatcaacttgaagcctacacaagcacagagagattaaaagtgaagaaatgttGGTGCAATCACTTGAGTAATCCCCTCCTctggtctaagtttagaattctatttaggagtgCGTATGCttaaaaaggttatctcctaaacctgtgaaaaggagaagagtggtgtaagaaggaggttgatattcgcctattaaaggaagatcgatagtggatgtcggtggcctcgacggaagaggaatcagtgaagtggatgtaggtcacgacgaccgaaccactctaaaatctggtttgcatttcgtcttgagcaatttactttactgtaaacctcttaacttgctttacatccactacgcatcttacgtatgctttcaagctatctttacaaacatgtgtttcaagttaagtttccgaaatcggttttcaacgtacgagagattttccagaaccgacgtattttaccgttgtactatttcacccctcctcttagtaccgactcttttcctaacaaatcGAACCAATCATGCTAAttgatttgaaagaaaaaaaaacaccctCTTCTCATGTTTTTACCATGTATTTTGGAAAAGGGAAGAgaataattttgatttattttaaattgcaACTATTTGGGGATCAAGCTCGGAACTATCAAAGTACTTACCTAAGCTAGCTGACACATTCCAAGACCACAATTTTCTCCCCATAAGCAAACATTCAATGAGAGAGAATGAGatcattttcttttattattataatttaaaataaaatttattattataggCAGCTATCATCTCTTTTATAGTTTTGtttagtgataaattttatatcattaccATTTCAGAGTTAATATCATTATTGTATCATAGGATGGGATTCGAACAAAAATCCGCTAAGAGAATTTTCCCTAACATAATTTTGATGCTTCCCGATTATATTTTTAGCTTTTTTATGAATAAAGTctattatattttactttgattTAATATTGAggtataaatatttaaataattcaaTGAGGATAGGACACCTTTGATTAAAAGTGATGCTCAACaataaaaataagagaagaaaaagagaatgaAAGGAGGATAAGTTccacaaaatgatcatcaaactaGTCTTCGATGTCATAATTTTATAAATGATGTGAATCTAATTTTATAAATCTTATCATATCAATTCAAGGATCAAGATTTTGATTCGATTTAACTTGTTCACCAAGTTCAAATTTATCTTACTTTAATCGAATCGAATCGAAAACTATTTGCAATTCGATTCCATCTTAATGATTCGGTTTGAATTATCTTAAGCTACTGCCCTCCATAACCTGTTAACATGGTTCTTCATCACATATCTACTGACATATATATACGATCACATTGCGAACACAACACTAGAATATAGCTCGGAGGTGGAGTTATTGGTGGTCTTGTTGTTGTTTGGGTGGCTTCCGGGAGCACCAGCTTCTCCGTGGATCATATGTTTCCTACATCCTACATCGAGAATGGACAAAGTAGATGCATAGCATCTTGGAATGTATGCCATGCAAGTACATTCAGGATTCAAACCCATGGCTAAGCTACTCATTTAATTCTGTCAAAACCAACCAAAGACAAACCTCCAATACATCATCAAGTGTGATTTGAATTGTGAATACATTAAACTATCTTAACGAAATATAAAAGCTAGATGAGGCTAATAAGAAGAACATCCATCCATATATTTTGTATCTGCAGACTTGATCACCATGACCGATGTCACCAAACATCACTGTGTTCCGACCAATAACGGGGTTTCGAtgttgtcgtcgtcgtcgccgccgccgccagaaGTGGTGGCTTCTACATGGATCACATGGTCCCTACAGATGGGACAAGTCAATGCTGGCTCAAGCAACCATTGCTTGATGCAGGCCTCGTGGAACACGTGCTTGCATGCCGGCATGACCCACAGCTGCTCGCCGCCCGCGTACTCTTCCATGCATATAACGCAGTGATGCAGCTGATGCTCGGGAACGTCATCGGAAGTCGACGGCAGTCGAGAAGTAGAAGACGGCACGACGTAGATGCCATGTGGGATTTTATTAAGGAAACTCGCAACCTTGGACCTCCATTCTCGTGTTTCGTAGCAATCGCAAATAGACACGACGAGGAACATCACGGCGGCCACGAACAAGAAGCTGGAAATGGGGAAGACGTAGGCTAGGAATAACTGAAATGCTAGCATCATAAAGGACGGGTCACCGGCGTCTGGCACACTAGAGGGCGAAGGGGCCTGAGTTGGTGGTTCTGCCATGGGAGAGCTGGAGAGATCTACTTACTGAAGAGACAGTTCTCGATCTGAGAAAGATTTCGGTCGAGTTCATTAAATAGCAAAGAGAGGACACCGCGCGGGCCGGTGAACAGTGTGAGGGACGAATCCAAAGCGATCTAAAAGTTTCTTTGTCTGATACGTTCTTTACAAGATTGTAAATGGATAAAAGTCTTCTATAAATTtccttcattatatatataaactaatttcttttgaataatagTCATAATGTATAAAATAAGAAGTTCTAAAAGAATTAGAGACAATATAttatgaaaaaaaaggaaaattttacTGATTCCAACAATCTTCATTGAGGAGTATATTTGCCATATTTGGGTCTCACAAAGCAGCTAATGGTTGAATATTAGATGACAATGAACAAATAATTTAGTGTGTAATTGGAATCGAACCAATCATGCAAATTGATTTGGAAGAAAAAAATAACATCCTCTTGAAGGGAAGAGaataatattgatttattttaaattgtaacgattcaattttaaaatttttttttaatggtaaACGACGAAGGGGTATCGAGCTCAGAACCTTACGATGAACTATTAAAGTACTTACACCTAACCTAGTTGGCGCGTTCGAAGACCACTATTTTCTCCCGATAAACAATCACCTAATTAAACCTTCAATGAGTGAAAcaatatcattttattttattattataattataaatataatttattattataggAAGCTATCATCTCTTTTATAGTTT
The DNA window shown above is from Musa acuminata AAA Group cultivar baxijiao chromosome BXJ2-4, Cavendish_Baxijiao_AAA, whole genome shotgun sequence and carries:
- the LOC135608786 gene encoding RING-H2 finger protein ATL56-like, which gives rise to MAEPPTQAPSPSSVPDAGDPSFMMLAFQLFLAYVFPISSFLFVAAVMFLVVSICDCYETREWRSKVASFLNKIPHGIYVVPSSTSRLPSTSDDVPEHQLHHCVICMEEYAGGEQLWVMPACKHVFHEACIKQWLLEPALTCPICRDHVIHVEATTSGGGGDDDDNIETPLLVGTQ